The nucleotide sequence ATTCATAGTTTTCGTAGGCTTTCTCTGGGAGACCTATATTATACCCCTAATGTAATAAACATAACCTAAACTCTACTATTTCAAAGAACAATTTTTATCTTTTTTTCTTAAGTCAACGACATTGAATACTATAAATTCAAACTTCCAGTGTATGAATCTGAGTAAGAAGGAGCAACTGAAAGGCCTCTAGCATTAGCCCAAGCTATCATTTGGGTGTTAGCATAGCTGCAATCATTTTCTACGTAGATGTAACCTTGTGTATCATAACCTTTCATTTGGTAGTATGTGTATACACCGTTCTTCATTGTAGCATCACCATCATAAGAATAAAGAGTGGTGTTTGAAGCAACAGATACAATTCTACCAGTTTTAATTAAAGCGGTTTTCATTGCGCCAATTTGGCAAGCATCAAATGTGAAATACATTTTGGTACTTGTTGCATTAGTAAATTTAGTTTTAAAATAGGAACTACTAATGTAGTACATATCGGTTGAAATAATATTTCCACTGCTACCATGACCTGAGTAAACAAAAGCTATTTCATTACCTGCAATTGATCTGCTAGCAAGAGTAGTTAATGCAGATTGAATAGCGGAATTTGTTGCAGCTAGGTCAATTAAAGATGTTACTGAGTAACCTTCAGTTATCAAACGGTTTTTCCAATCAATAGCATCATCATCACAATATTGAAGATCATTTGCAGTTCCAGAATAGTTAGAAATACCAATAACTAAAGCGTATTTAGCTTTTGTACCTTCTTCAATAAGTTTTGCTGGTTCTGTGTCTTTTCCAATAACTTGATGCTGTGCAATTACTTCAGCAGGTCTAGTGTCCAAAGTTGCAAAGTCTGGTCTTACTGTATAAGAAGGTTTGTCAGAAACAGGAACGATAGTTTCATCCTTTGAGCAGCTTTGAAAAAGAACAACTCCTAATAAAGCAACAAATGCTAATTTGATCCATTTTAAATTTTTCATAAAAAAAATTGATTAGGTTAGGTTAATAAAAAATAATTAATTCATTCGAGAACTAAGTACCGCTATTTTTTAAAAAAAAGCAATTTTTATTAAGCATAATTTATTAAATATATGCATTATTGAAAAAAATGCTAATTATATTCAATTCATATTTAGCGAATTAATGTATTTATTGGTTTTTAAAATATAGAAAAAAGCGATTCTTGGCAAGGTGTATCTCTTATGTTTAATATTGGAATTAGTTCATAGGTCTGTCAAATACATGCTTTATTTTTTCTTGTATAATATTAAAAAGAAACCTCGCTCTAGGGAGCGAGGTTGTTTAGTGTGCTGTATCAATTTCAATATATTGGTATTGACGTCTAAGGCAATTAAATAAATAGTTTCTATGTGTTAGTTACTTCGGGTTAGTTATTTGTTACTACCATTTATTGTATTTGTTCAAAGCATATTTAATGGCACCACCAGTCCATTTTGTTGCCTCTTCAATCATTTTCTTTGTATAGTATACGCAATTGCTATTACCCGTTCCAGCACCTGTTGGAAATCCACTTGATACATAGTTATCCCACGCAAGTTTTGGATTGGTGCTAAAGGTGTAGTTGGATGCTCTTACAGCACTACGTATACCTGCTTTAGCATCTGTAATAGTATAAAAACTCGAACTTGCTACATTATTTACAACCTGTGAAAAGTTATGGCCTGCTGTCCAATTACTATCTATCCATGCTTCATAATCAAAATGGTGTAAAGCCATGTAAGCACCAGGGAATGAAGTGTGAAGCACAAAGGAAACATCGGTTATATAATGACAAGCATACCCTACATACCAATCTCCAAGATCACGATTGCCTATTGCATAGTAATATCCAGCATACATCCCGTTGTAACCTTCTGGACTTTCGAGTTCTCCACCATCTCCATTCAGGTTGTCGTAGAAATCGTCATCAGCATCACCCCATAGCCATTGCATACTCCCAAATAAACTCGTAACTATATATGCATGTGACCATTGTTGGTTGTATGCGTTATCAAGTCCAGACTGATAAGTATCAGGCATTTCTGCTGCATTACGCATGATTATTGCCCTGCTTTCTATAATTCCTAATTTTTTTGCACATGTATATACAAAATTCTTATGTGCGGGACATCCGTACTTAGAGTTTTGGGAATCGTTTTTTTGATAATGTTTGGCTGAAAAAGAGATTAATTGATCCTCGGGGGTGATAATTCCTGAACTTTCGTTCTTAGGATTGGCTTGATCTACTGTAGTTTGGGTAACAGTTTTATCGCCTTCTGGTGCTTCTTTACTGCAGCTGATTGTTAGCAGCGAGCAACATATAGTTGCAAAGACAATAGAATTAGATAAATTGTTTTTCATCGTTTTAGGGTTTAAGAAATTTGCATTTATTTGAAATCTATTTATTCTATAAAAGACAGAGCAAAGTGAAAGTTGGCAATGATTTTATTTAGATAAAGCGGTTTTGAGTTTAATAAGAGATCCGAACTTTTAATAAGTCCGGATCTCTAGGGTTCAACTCCTTTTTTGTAGGTTGAAGTTTTAGGTAAAACAGTTAATGCTTAATCTATACAAAGTCCAGTTATGTATAAAACTAATAGATTCTATAAATCAAAATTACCAGTGTAAGAATCAACATAAGATGGAGTAACTTTAACATGCACTGAAGCCGCCCATAGTTTCATTTGGTCACAAGCATATTGTGAATCATTCTCAACATAAATATAACCTTGTGTATCGTAACCTTTCATTTGATAGTATGTAAATACTCCATTCTTCATGGTGGCATCACCATCATAAGAATAATTTCTTGTGCCTGAAGCAACTATAACGATTCTACCTGGAGCGTTAAGCGCTGTAGTCATTGCACCTATTTGGCAGGCGTCAAAGCTAAACATCATTTTAGTACTTGTAGCAGCAGCAAATTTTGTTTTAAACCATGAGTTGTTTATATAGTACATGTCGGTTGAAATAATATTTCCGCTACTGCCATGACCAGAGTATACGAATGCAATTTCATTGCCAGCAACTGATTGGCTTGCTAATGTGTTTATAGCAGCTTCAATGTTTGCTTTGGTTGCATTTAAATCTAATAAGATGGTTACGCTGTATCCCTCGGTTTGTAAACGTGCTTTAAAATCAACAGCATCATCATCACAATATTGGAGATCATTTACAGTACCAGCATAATCTGAAATACCTACAACCACAGCGTATTTAGCTTTTGTGGCATGATCGAGAAGTTTAACAGGTTCAGCGTTTTTTTCAGTAACCTGATACTGTGCAATTACCTCAGCTGGTCTGGTATCCAAGGTTGCAAAATCTGGCCTTACTGTAAAAGAAGGTTTGTCAGAAACAGGAACGTTAGTTTCATCCTTTGAACAGCTTTGAAAAAGCACAACTGCTAATGAAGCAATAAATGCTAATTTAATCCATTTTTGAGTTTTCATAATAAATTTGATTAGGGTTAGGTTAATAAAGAATAAGTAATTAATTCGAAAACTAAGTACCGCCATTTTGTAAAAAGAAGCAATTTTAATTTAGCATATCTTATTAAAATGTTTTATTATTTAAAGGATGATGATTATATTCAATTCATATTTAGCAAATTAATCTAAATTAGAATTTATAAAATATAGAAAAAAACGATTCTTAGTAAGATATACCCACAAAGATCTCATTGGAATTAGTTTGTGGGATTGCTGACAACATGTTAAGATCTTGGTTGCTGAAAAATTCTGTTGTGTTTTATTCGATGTTTTTGCGTTGAGTAATATTCAAAAAAAGAACCCCACCCGAATGAGCGAGGTTCTTTGCAATTCTATATCTATTTAAAATTTATCCGTACCTTTTATATTACCTATA is from Bacteroidales bacterium and encodes:
- a CDS encoding caspase family protein: MKNLKWIKLAFVALLGVVLFQSCSKDETIVPVSDKPSYTVRPDFATLDTRPAEVIAQHQVIGKDTEPAKLIEEGTKAKYALVIGISNYSGTANDLQYCDDDAIDWKNRLITEGYSVTSLIDLAATNSAIQSALTTLASRSIAGNEIAFVYSGHGSSGNIISTDMYYISSSYFKTKFTNATSTKMYFTFDACQIGAMKTALIKTGRIVSVASNTTLYSYDGDATMKNGVYTYYQMKGYDTQGYIYVENDCSYANTQMIAWANARGLSVAPSYSDSYTGSLNL
- a CDS encoding caspase family protein; translation: MKTQKWIKLAFIASLAVVLFQSCSKDETNVPVSDKPSFTVRPDFATLDTRPAEVIAQYQVTEKNAEPVKLLDHATKAKYAVVVGISDYAGTVNDLQYCDDDAVDFKARLQTEGYSVTILLDLNATKANIEAAINTLASQSVAGNEIAFVYSGHGSSGNIISTDMYYINNSWFKTKFAAATSTKMMFSFDACQIGAMTTALNAPGRIVIVASGTRNYSYDGDATMKNGVFTYYQMKGYDTQGYIYVENDSQYACDQMKLWAASVHVKVTPSYVDSYTGNFDL